A section of the Bacillus sp. HSf4 genome encodes:
- a CDS encoding KGG domain-containing protein, whose protein sequence is MGEKGGEKTSQNHDKEFYREIGEKGGRQRRSG, encoded by the coding sequence ATCGGTGAAAAAGGCGGAGAAAAAACGAGTCAAAATCATGACAAGGAGTTCTACCGGGAAATTGGCGAAAAAGGCGGACGCCAAAGAAGAAGCGGATAA